One window from the genome of Cryptococcus deuterogattii R265 chromosome 10, complete sequence encodes:
- a CDS encoding fungal specific transcription factor, whose product MLGSKRKRVSRACDRCHKLGNKCSPSETPPLCQPCIDYGQKCTYDRPQGKRGAPPKNAPLQPAPSSIRASTISQRTATTSIDLDTTLQLAEVYRMTVYPVYCFFHWPTFINHVKARRQDNDRSFQASVMAVCAVAAARLRDGACNELLNIWSPPSSQSDSSRITDIPIISNVHGLRSASLSSISSRASGSGLDFDDLRATALLAILGIQNGDFDQLQIMLGQYHGMSAQLAFHDESQRPEGLEEWEVQERRCLYWSIYTLDVFASSVWGGVIRHRSCQSFVSYPDHRLDDALSLSPTLAGELDNVNWIQGWNTVTDLYRAMEEIMDAAAYQNGRAAPHKPPDLPSPFGRPPLSVIESWPVIRDRYDALPSVFKETKPLTGIFVDNVCSFQAANLSVTLQAVRMAIACCQPMNMADRCQIAGELLDVLADIPTAYMQLISAPFLHQLSAVGSLLGSVVQGPLTISTYLHIRQILLSFANLLACLETPFIPGGGISERLLKHIARIDLFMQATVDNLKPDHHIFRGESPAVSYASRARTNTAPRPNPQINGPKSPKIAVFSHAEKPMDESGPELPFASSLTSNSISQPAFEAVGQTGYNDTVFTLPDDLISYWPLDADQQTIFDSFFAPHNSFT is encoded by the exons ATGCTGGGTTCCAAGAGAAAACGGGTTTCA AGAGCCTGCGATAGATGCCATAAACTCGGGAATAAG TGCTCGCCTTCAGAGACCCCGCCATTATGTCAGCCTTGTATTGATTACGGGCAAAAATGCACTTACGATCGACctcaaggaaaaagaggg GCTCCTCCCAAAAATGCACCGCTACAGCCAGCGCCGTCATCCATTCGTGCAAGCACTATTAGTCAACGGACAGCTACCACCAGCATAGATCTTGACACCACCCTGCAGCTTGCGGAGGTGTACCGGATGACTGTCTATCCAGT GTattgcttcttccactgGCCAACCTTCATCAATCACGTCAAGGCCCGCCGTCAGGATAACGATAGATCCTTCCAAGCATCCGTTATGGCCGTCTGTGCCGTGGCAGCAGCGCGTCTGCGCGATGGAGCGTGCAACGAGCTACTCAACATCTGGTCCCCACCTTCCAGTCAGTCAGACTCAAGCAGAATCACCGATATACCGATAATATCAAATGTCCACGGCCTCCGAAGTGCCTCTTTGTCCAGCATATCCTCGCGCGCCTCAGGTAGCGGACTGGATTTCGATGATTTGAGAGCAACAGCTTTACTGGCGATTCTAGGTATACAGAATGGGGATTTCGACCAACTGCAAATCATGCTCGGGCAGTATCATGGGATGTCGGCACAATTGGCGTTTCACGACGAGTCACAGCGGCCGGAGGGGctggaggaatgggaggtgcaggagaggaggtgcTTG TACTGGTCAATATATACGCTCGATGTCTTTGCGTCATCCGTCTGGGGCGGTGTGATCCGTCATCGAAGCTGCCAAAGCTTCGTTTCGTACCCAGATCACCGACTGGACGACGCCTTATCTCTATCACCTACGTTGGCAGGCGAGCTGGATAACGTGAACTGGATACAGGGGTGGAATACCGTAACCGATTTGTACCGCGCCATGGAGGAGATAATGGATGCTGCAGCGTATCAAAATGGACGGGCCGCCCCACATAAGCCTCCAGATCTACCAAGTCCATTTGGCCGTCCTCCGCTTTCCGTCATCGAGTCTTGGCCAGTCATCAGGGATAGATACGACGCATTGCCATCTGTGTTCAAGGAGACGAAGCCGTTGACGGGAATCTTTGTCGACAATGTCTGTAGCTTTCAAGCAGCAAATTTGAGCGTCACGCTACAG GCCGTTCGGATGGCAATCGCTTGTTGCCAGCCGATGAATATGGCAGATCGATGTCAGATCGCAGGCGAGCTGCTGGATGTTCTGGCGGATATACCCACAGCGTACATGCAGTTGATCAGCGCGCCATTC CTTCATCAGCTATCTGCGGTCGGTAGTCTTTTGGGGAGCGTGGTGCAGGGTCCTCTGACCATCAGCACGTACCTTCATATTCGCCAGATCCT TTTGTCATTCGCAAACTTACTTGCCTGTCTCGAGACTCCCTTTATCCCCGGAGGCGGGATCAGCGAGCGGCTTCTCAAGCATATCGCCCGAATTGATCTCTTCATGCAGGCAACGGTTGACAACCTAAAACCGGACCATCACATTTTTCGGGGTGAATCGCCCGCAGTATCCTATGCCTCTCGAGCGAGAACAAACACTGCACCACGGCCCAATCCACAAATCAACGGCCCAAAGTCCCCCAAAATTGCTGTTTTCAGTCATGCAGAAAAACCAATGGATGAAAGTGGTCCTGAATTGCCATTTGCTTCCTCATTGACCAGTAACTCGATTTCTCAACCTGCATTCGAAGCCGTAGGACAGACAGGTTATAACGATACAGTCTTCACCCTTCCAGATGATCTTATCAGTTACTGGCCTTTGGATGCAGACCAGCAGACTATATTTGATAGCTTCTTTGCCCCTCACAATAGTTTCACATGA
- a CDS encoding phytanoyl-CoA dioxygenase: MLSHSLLASLRTRSAASLLASSSTSVRSLATQASSTIISIRPSRDEILNMRLSQRSIQAALEALQADGIVVVEDVVNKEAIDKLNSHMEKDTRTLMARGDNGPFNYNLGNLQQSPPYDPDLFSPSIFVNPIGIQLTNAYLGERPTMSFISANSAVKAEVGQPVHSDADFSHPSIPFAAVVNVGLVDMNPKNGSTQVWLGTHNGTDLSCQEGAHGERASGRIKQDLLDARKSVFPPLQPTIPKGSLIIRDLRLWHAGMPNTTDEIRIMLAMIHFAPWYRQRMTMKLPRSLRSILEGVDRLGVAADWQDAEVDHLDTPYGNAFDFSQDQ, from the exons ATGCTCTCACACAgtcttcttgcttcccttCGCACTCGTTCCGCCGCTTCCTTGCTTGCGTCCTCGTCCACCTCCGTCCGATCCCTCGCCACCCAAGCCTCGTCCACCATTATATCTATCAGACCCAGCCGCGATGAAATCCTCAACATGCGCCTCAGCCAAAGATCTATCCAAGCAGCCCTCGAAGCTTTACAGGCAGATGGGATAGTCGTGGTCGAAGATGTAGTCAACAAAGAGGCGATCGATAAGCTCAATTCCCACATGGAGAAGGACACGCGGACGCTCATGGCACGAGGAGATAATGGACCGTTCAATTATAATCTAGGCAATTTACAACAGAGCCCGCCATACGATCCGGATCTGTTCTCACCGTCGATATTTGTGAATCCTATCGGGATACAATTGACGAATGCCTACCTTGGGGAACGCCCGACCATGTCGTTCATCTCGGCCAACTCGGCCGTGAAGGCGGAGGTGGGACAACCAGTACATTCTGATGCTGACTTCAGCCATCCAAGT ATTCCATTTGCAGCTGTGGTTAACGTCGGCCTCGTCGACATGAACCCCAAGAACGGCTCAACAC AGGTCTGGCTCGGAACACATAATGGCACGGATCTTTCTTGTCAGGAAGGAGCGCATGGAGAGAGAGCCTCCGGTCGAATCAAGCAGGATTTATTGGATGCCCGGAAATCAGTTTTTCCTCCATTGCAGCCCACTATTCCGAAAG GCTCATTGATCATCCGCGATCTTCGATTGTGGCACGCCGGTATGCCCAATACGACCGACGAGATCCGGATCATGTTGGCAATGATCCACTTTGCACCTTGGTACAGACAACGGATGACCATGAAGCTGCCCCGATCTCTGCGATCCATCCTGGAAGGAGTGGACCGGCTGGGCGTGGCGGCAGACTGGCAGGACGCAGAGGTAGACCATCTGGATACGCCGTATGGGAATGCGTTTGATTTCAGCCAGGATCAGTAG